The uncultured Bacteroides sp. genome has a segment encoding these proteins:
- a CDS encoding glycoside hydrolase family 2 TIM barrel-domain containing protein encodes MRRLMMILFACLSVLPQVKAATVLNNVYARHTQTLNGSWNYIVDPFDNGYYDYRLNVSNNGFFKNQKAKSKSDLVEYNFDTAPLMKVPGDWNTQNDKLFFYEGSVWYKKDFNYTPKPGNRVFLYFGAVNYLANVYLNGEPIGTHEGGFTPFHFDITDKLKAGDNFVILRVNNDRKPEGVPTVNSDWWNYGGITRDVMLVETPNVFVDDYLVQLPKGSYDRVEGYVQLNEKMAGVEVSLEIPELKLQKKLITDASGKATFTCKTKPKLWSPDSPKLYDVVIRNGEEVLKDKIGFRQIETQGKSILLNGKKTFLRGISIHEEAPYRQGRVFSKEESVMLLSWAKELGCNFVRLAHYPHNEFMVRAAEEMGLMVWSEIPVYWTIQWSNPDTYKNASTQLNDMMERDKNRCGIIIWSVANETPHSDARDKFLADLAAQVRAKDNTRLLSMAMEVTGTKGNVSEVKDYMSKYVDIISFNNYLGWYSGTPEDCKTRQWDIPYNKPFFISEFGGGALQGKHGDKDERWTEEYQEELYKNTLDMYNRVDGFAGTSPWILMDFRSTRRQLNGIQDFFNRKGVISERGLKKKAFYVLQDFYRMKKENETRH; translated from the coding sequence ATGCGAAGATTAATGATGATTTTATTTGCCTGCCTGTCTGTTTTGCCACAGGTGAAGGCAGCCACAGTGCTGAATAATGTATACGCACGCCACACACAAACACTAAACGGATCGTGGAATTATATTGTAGATCCGTTCGACAATGGGTATTATGACTATAGGCTTAATGTGAGCAATAATGGCTTTTTCAAAAATCAAAAGGCCAAATCAAAATCTGATCTCGTGGAGTACAACTTTGATACTGCTCCGCTGATGAAAGTTCCGGGCGACTGGAATACACAGAACGACAAACTATTTTTTTATGAGGGGAGTGTTTGGTATAAGAAGGATTTTAATTACACTCCCAAACCCGGTAACCGCGTGTTTTTATACTTTGGTGCAGTGAACTATCTGGCCAATGTTTACCTGAATGGGGAACCAATTGGTACACACGAAGGTGGATTTACTCCGTTTCATTTCGATATAACTGACAAATTAAAGGCGGGAGATAATTTTGTTATTCTTCGTGTGAACAATGACCGTAAGCCCGAAGGCGTGCCTACGGTGAATTCTGACTGGTGGAACTACGGTGGCATTACACGTGATGTGATGCTGGTAGAAACTCCCAACGTTTTCGTGGACGATTACCTGGTACAACTTCCCAAAGGAAGCTATGACCGTGTGGAAGGATACGTTCAGCTTAATGAAAAGATGGCCGGAGTAGAAGTCTCTTTAGAGATTCCCGAACTGAAACTTCAGAAGAAACTGATTACGGATGCTAGCGGGAAAGCAACTTTTACGTGCAAGACCAAACCAAAACTCTGGTCGCCCGATTCTCCTAAACTATATGATGTGGTGATTCGCAACGGAGAAGAGGTGCTGAAAGACAAGATTGGTTTCCGTCAGATCGAGACACAAGGAAAAAGTATCTTGCTGAACGGGAAGAAGACTTTCCTTCGCGGAATCTCCATTCACGAAGAAGCACCTTACCGACAAGGGCGCGTGTTCTCGAAAGAGGAATCTGTTATGCTTCTTAGCTGGGCAAAAGAGCTGGGATGCAACTTTGTTCGCCTAGCTCATTACCCGCACAATGAATTTATGGTTCGTGCGGCCGAGGAGATGGGGTTAATGGTGTGGAGCGAAATCCCGGTCTACTGGACTATTCAGTGGAGTAATCCGGACACTTATAAGAATGCTTCCACACAACTAAACGATATGATGGAGCGCGATAAGAATCGTTGCGGCATTATAATCTGGTCCGTTGCCAACGAAACTCCGCACAGTGATGCACGCGATAAGTTCCTTGCCGACCTTGCCGCACAAGTTCGGGCAAAAGACAACACCCGCCTGCTGAGCATGGCTATGGAGGTGACCGGAACAAAAGGAAATGTGAGTGAGGTAAAAGATTACATGAGTAAGTATGTCGATATTATCAGCTTCAACAATTACCTGGGATGGTATAGCGGCACGCCCGAAGATTGCAAAACCCGCCAGTGGGATATTCCGTATAACAAACCATTCTTCATCAGCGAATTCGGTGGAGGCGCATTACAAGGCAAACATGGCGACAAGGATGAACGTTGGACAGAGGAATATCAGGAGGAGCTTTACAAAAACACGCTGGATATGTACAACCGTGTTGACGGATTTGCCGGGACTTCTCCATGGATTCTCATGGATTTCCGTTCCACTCGCCGCCAACTGAACGGCATACAGGATTTCTTCAATCGGAAGGGAGTTATCTCTGAAAGAGGGCTGAAAAAGAAAGCATTTTATGTTTTACAGGATTTCTACCGGATGAAAAAAGAAAATGAAACGAGACACTAA
- the gcvT gene encoding glycine cleavage system aminomethyltransferase GcvT, translated as MKHTPFTETHIALGAKMHEFAGYNMPIEYSGIIDEHLTVCNGVGVFDVSHMGEFWVKGPNALTFLQKITSNDVATLSIGKAQYTCFPNEEGGIVDDLLVYYYEPEKYMLVVNASNIEKDWNWCVSHNAVGAELENASDKMAQLAVQGPKAINTLQKLTSVNLSEIPYYSFATGEFAGQKNVIISNTGYTGAGGFELYFYPDCAMKIWDAVFEAGAEFGIKPIGLGARDTLRLEMGFCLYGNDLNDSTSPIEAGLGWITKFVDGKDFTNRAFLEKQKTEGVARKLVAFEMIDRGIPRHEYELVNAEGEKIGEVTSGTMSPTRKMGIGMGYVQTAYSKLGTEIYVSIRGKGIKAVVVKPPFRK; from the coding sequence ATGAAACACACACCATTTACAGAAACACACATTGCTTTAGGTGCAAAAATGCATGAGTTTGCCGGCTACAACATGCCGATTGAATATTCCGGAATAATAGATGAACACCTCACTGTTTGCAACGGGGTAGGGGTGTTCGACGTGTCTCACATGGGAGAGTTCTGGGTAAAAGGCCCCAATGCGCTTACTTTCCTTCAGAAGATTACTTCCAATGACGTGGCAACTCTGTCTATTGGCAAAGCACAATATACCTGCTTCCCGAATGAGGAAGGCGGAATAGTTGATGACTTACTGGTGTATTACTACGAGCCCGAAAAGTATATGTTGGTTGTTAATGCATCGAACATTGAAAAGGACTGGAACTGGTGTGTGAGTCACAATGCCGTTGGAGCCGAACTGGAAAACGCTTCTGATAAAATGGCTCAGCTTGCCGTTCAGGGACCAAAGGCTATAAATACTTTGCAAAAGCTCACTTCCGTGAATCTTTCCGAGATTCCTTATTATTCATTTGCCACTGGCGAGTTTGCCGGACAGAAGAATGTGATAATCTCTAATACAGGATATACCGGAGCCGGTGGCTTTGAACTTTATTTCTATCCCGATTGTGCAATGAAGATATGGGATGCGGTTTTTGAAGCTGGGGCTGAGTTTGGCATTAAGCCGATAGGGCTTGGTGCACGTGATACGTTGCGTTTGGAAATGGGATTCTGTCTTTACGGCAACGATCTGAATGATTCTACTTCGCCAATAGAGGCAGGATTAGGATGGATTACCAAGTTTGTGGATGGAAAGGACTTTACCAATCGTGCATTCCTTGAGAAACAAAAAACTGAGGGCGTGGCTCGTAAACTGGTAGCTTTTGAAATGATTGACCGTGGCATTCCCCGTCATGAATATGAACTGGTAAATGCAGAAGGAGAAAAGATTGGAGAAGTAACCTCCGGAACTATGTCGCCTACCCGTAAGATGGGAATTGGTATGGGATACGTGCAGACTGCTTATTCAAAGCTTGGGACTGAAATATATGTCAGCATTCGTGGAAAAGGTATAAAAGCGGTTGTTGTAAAACCTCCTTTCAGGAAGTAA
- a CDS encoding glycoside hydrolase family 43 protein: MISQRFFKFIGPVLLTCVAFFSIQVQAVNKSFYPGKQWPDDKGVHVNAHGGGMLYYQGKYYWFGEFKSDTTSSALVGVTCYSSSDLYNWKNKGIAMKVSDDEKSDITKGCIIERPKVVYNKKTNKFVMWFHLEMKGQGYAAARVGVAVSNQVTGPYKFVRSFRSNPGIYPANMTDEQKNMSLDVKDYEKWWTPEWYKAVSDGLFAKRDLKEGQMSRDMTIFVDDNGKAYHIYSSEENLTLQIAELTDDYLGHSGKYIRIFSGGHNEAPSIFKKNGTYWMITSGCTGWDPNEARMFSAKNIWGPWEKHSNPCVGEDAKLTFHSQSTYIQKVEGKKDAYIFMADRWTPKHPIEASYIWLPILFENGKPVLKWYDQWNLNVFK, encoded by the coding sequence ATGATATCGCAAAGGTTTTTCAAATTTATTGGTCCTGTTTTACTTACTTGTGTAGCTTTTTTCAGCATTCAGGTACAAGCGGTAAATAAATCATTTTATCCGGGCAAGCAATGGCCTGATGATAAAGGAGTACATGTTAATGCTCACGGCGGTGGAATGTTATACTACCAGGGCAAGTATTATTGGTTTGGTGAGTTTAAGAGCGATACTACCAGTAGTGCATTGGTGGGAGTAACCTGCTATTCTTCTTCTGACTTGTATAACTGGAAGAACAAAGGCATTGCTATGAAGGTGTCTGATGATGAAAAAAGTGACATTACCAAAGGATGTATCATAGAACGCCCCAAGGTGGTATATAATAAGAAGACAAATAAATTTGTGATGTGGTTTCATCTGGAAATGAAAGGGCAGGGGTATGCTGCGGCTCGTGTGGGAGTGGCTGTCAGTAACCAGGTAACCGGACCTTATAAGTTTGTCCGCTCGTTCCGCTCTAATCCGGGCATTTATCCTGCTAACATGACGGATGAGCAAAAGAATATGTCTCTTGATGTGAAGGACTATGAAAAGTGGTGGACTCCGGAATGGTACAAGGCGGTATCCGATGGATTGTTTGCTAAAAGGGATTTGAAAGAGGGACAGATGTCGAGAGATATGACGATATTCGTTGATGATAACGGAAAGGCTTACCATATATATTCATCCGAAGAGAATCTTACGCTGCAGATTGCCGAACTGACAGATGATTATCTTGGTCACTCAGGAAAGTATATCCGAATTTTCTCGGGTGGACACAATGAGGCTCCGTCTATCTTCAAGAAGAATGGAACATACTGGATGATTACTTCCGGATGTACCGGTTGGGATCCTAACGAGGCACGCATGTTTTCTGCTAAAAATATCTGGGGACCTTGGGAGAAACACTCCAATCCTTGTGTGGGAGAAGATGCTAAACTGACTTTCCATTCACAAAGTACTTATATTCAAAAGGTAGAAGGTAAGAAAGATGCCTATATTTTTATGGCGGACAGATGGACACCGAAGCATCCTATTGAAGCTTCTTATATTTGGTTGCCAATTCTTTTTGAGAACGGAAAGCCTGTTTTGAAATGGTATGACCAGTGGAATCTGAATGTTTTTAAATAG
- the pepT gene encoding peptidase T yields MTLVERFFKYVTFDTQSDELTGLTPSTPGQMIFAEYLKTELEALGLEEITLDNYGYLFATLPANIDKKVPTIGFIAHLDTSPDMSGKHVNPRIVEKYDGKDIVLCKEDNVILSPAQFPELLDHKGEDLIVTDGKTLLGADDKAGIAEIITAIAYLKAHPEIKHGKIRIGFNPDEEIGEGAHKFDVEKFGCDWAYTMDGGELGELEFENFNAASAKITFKGRNVHPGYAKHKMINSIRIANQFIAMLPRHESPEHTEGYEGFYHLIGVNGTVEQSTVSYIVRDHDRAKFENRKKEVEHLVRKINTEFGEGTATLELKDQYYNMREKIEPVMHIIDTAFAAMKAAGVEPKVKAIRGGTDGAQLSFKGLPCPNIFAGGLNFHGRFEFAPVQSLEKATKVIVKIAELVANK; encoded by the coding sequence ATGACATTAGTCGAACGCTTTTTTAAGTATGTCACTTTTGACACTCAATCGGATGAGCTTACCGGACTCACTCCAAGTACTCCGGGACAGATGATTTTCGCCGAATACCTTAAAACAGAGTTGGAAGCTTTAGGGCTTGAAGAGATTACTTTAGATAACTACGGTTATCTTTTTGCCACTCTTCCTGCCAACATTGACAAGAAAGTTCCAACTATCGGATTTATTGCTCACCTGGACACAAGTCCCGATATGAGTGGCAAGCACGTTAATCCACGTATTGTAGAAAAATATGACGGAAAAGATATTGTTCTTTGCAAGGAAGATAACGTAATTCTCTCTCCGGCTCAGTTCCCCGAACTGCTTGACCACAAAGGGGAAGACCTTATTGTGACCGACGGAAAGACTCTTCTTGGTGCAGATGATAAGGCTGGTATTGCAGAAATCATTACTGCCATTGCTTACCTTAAGGCACATCCTGAAATTAAACACGGAAAGATTCGTATCGGATTTAATCCCGATGAAGAGATTGGCGAGGGCGCTCATAAGTTTGACGTAGAGAAATTCGGATGTGACTGGGCTTACACCATGGATGGTGGTGAATTAGGCGAACTTGAATTCGAGAACTTCAACGCTGCTTCGGCTAAGATTACCTTCAAAGGACGCAATGTTCATCCGGGATATGCCAAGCACAAGATGATTAACTCTATTCGCATAGCAAACCAATTTATAGCAATGCTTCCGCGTCACGAATCTCCTGAGCATACAGAGGGTTATGAAGGATTTTATCACCTGATTGGTGTAAATGGTACTGTGGAACAATCAACTGTATCTTACATTGTTCGTGACCACGACCGTGCTAAATTTGAAAACCGTAAGAAAGAGGTTGAACATCTTGTTCGCAAGATAAATACTGAATTTGGTGAAGGAACAGCCACTCTTGAACTGAAAGATCAGTATTATAACATGCGCGAAAAGATAGAACCGGTGATGCACATTATCGATACTGCTTTTGCAGCAATGAAGGCAGCAGGTGTAGAGCCTAAGGTAAAAGCCATTCGTGGTGGTACGGACGGTGCACAATTATCTTTCAAAGGTCTGCCATGCCCTAACATCTTTGCAGGAGGACTGAATTTCCACGGCCGCTTTGAGTTTGCCCCTGTTCAATCATTGGAAAAGGCAACAAAAGTAATTGTGAAGATTGCAGAGCTAGTAGCAAATAAATAA
- a CDS encoding RagB/SusD family nutrient uptake outer membrane protein, translated as MKSMNKLFKYIGIVACMGTLFSCNDFLDKEPASTIAPENYLNEESQLASYANGLYTAILPSHGNWSYGTFGDDKHTDNQAASSYDNKFVPGQWKTAQNESSTENDKNWYFKRIYSCNYFLNTVLPDFEAGKIAGSAGNIKHYIGEIYFLRAYEYFKRYQMFGDFPIVTTTLKDNLQELTDASKRSPRNEVARFILSDLDKAIEFMAINPDKKKTRISKEAALLLKSRVALFEGTWLKYFKGTAFVPGDAKWPGKDKSYNSTFSYKSGSIDNEIKYFLTQSMDAAKKAAESFTLVNNTAKVQQSATEAVNPYMNMFGDVDLSGYSEVLMWRQYDLSLSTHCVVVAAQHGDYGVGVTRGMVDGFLMANGLPIYDAGSGYKGDNNIVNVRADRDSRLSIFLKEPGQLNILYPGTGDHYVPIEPVPDITAGNDENVYSTGYALRKGNSYYQNQCGNGASFTGSITFRGAEAYLNYMEACYELNGNLDATAQGYWVALRNRSHVDPDFNKTIAATDMSQEAKNDWGAYSAGQLVDATLYNIRRERRCELMAEGLRYMDLRRWRAMDQMITTPYHIEGFKVWGEMQDWYKNTNGTSKLVYGLNNSKSNVSEPTRSQYLRPYEKVSGSLALDGYKWAMAHYLTPVCIQHLLITSGGTNNVADSPIYQNPGWPTVANQGPTTVQ; from the coding sequence ATGAAATCAATGAATAAATTATTTAAATATATTGGAATAGTAGCCTGCATGGGTACACTATTCTCCTGCAATGATTTTCTGGATAAGGAACCTGCTTCAACAATAGCCCCCGAAAATTATCTGAATGAAGAGTCTCAATTGGCTTCTTATGCAAATGGGCTATATACTGCTATTCTCCCTTCTCATGGAAACTGGAGCTATGGTACATTTGGCGATGATAAGCACACTGATAACCAGGCTGCTTCTTCTTATGACAATAAGTTTGTTCCCGGACAGTGGAAGACTGCCCAAAATGAGAGTAGTACAGAAAATGATAAGAACTGGTATTTCAAGAGAATTTATAGTTGCAACTACTTTTTGAATACTGTATTACCTGATTTTGAAGCAGGAAAAATTGCTGGATCTGCAGGTAACATTAAGCATTATATAGGTGAAATTTATTTCCTTCGTGCTTATGAATATTTCAAACGCTACCAGATGTTTGGTGACTTTCCTATTGTAACAACAACTTTGAAAGATAATTTGCAGGAATTAACAGATGCCAGCAAACGTTCTCCACGTAACGAAGTTGCTCGTTTTATTCTGAGCGATTTGGATAAAGCTATTGAATTTATGGCTATCAATCCAGATAAAAAGAAAACTCGTATTTCAAAAGAAGCAGCTCTTTTATTAAAATCCCGTGTGGCTTTGTTTGAAGGTACTTGGTTAAAGTACTTCAAAGGAACTGCTTTTGTTCCGGGTGATGCTAAATGGCCAGGTAAAGATAAAAGTTATAACTCAACTTTTTCTTATAAATCAGGTAGCATAGATAATGAAATCAAGTACTTCCTGACTCAGTCTATGGATGCTGCAAAGAAAGCTGCTGAAAGCTTTACTTTGGTGAACAACACAGCTAAAGTTCAGCAATCGGCAACTGAAGCTGTAAATCCTTATATGAATATGTTTGGAGATGTTGATCTTTCCGGTTATAGCGAAGTTCTTATGTGGCGTCAATATGATTTAAGCTTAAGTACTCATTGCGTTGTTGTTGCTGCTCAACATGGTGACTATGGTGTAGGTGTGACTCGTGGTATGGTTGATGGTTTCCTAATGGCAAATGGTCTTCCAATATATGATGCAGGAAGTGGTTACAAAGGTGATAACAACATTGTTAATGTTCGTGCAGACAGAGATAGCCGCCTTTCTATCTTCCTTAAAGAACCTGGACAATTGAATATTCTTTATCCAGGAACAGGAGATCATTACGTTCCTATAGAACCTGTTCCTGATATTACTGCTGGTAATGATGAAAATGTATATTCTACAGGTTATGCACTTCGCAAGGGTAACTCTTATTATCAGAACCAATGCGGTAATGGTGCATCTTTTACCGGATCTATTACTTTCCGTGGTGCTGAGGCTTACCTTAACTATATGGAAGCTTGCTATGAACTTAATGGAAACCTCGATGCTACAGCTCAAGGTTATTGGGTAGCTTTACGTAATCGTTCACATGTTGATCCTGATTTCAATAAAACTATTGCCGCTACAGATATGTCGCAAGAGGCTAAAAATGACTGGGGCGCTTATTCTGCAGGACAATTAGTTGACGCAACATTGTATAATATTCGTCGCGAACGTCGTTGTGAACTTATGGCTGAGGGTCTTCGTTATATGGATCTTCGCCGTTGGAGAGCGATGGATCAGATGATTACTACTCCTTACCACATTGAAGGCTTTAAAGTCTGGGGTGAAATGCAAGATTGGTACAAGAATACCAATGGAACTTCAAAATTGGTATATGGTTTAAATAATAGTAAATCAAATGTTTCTGAACCAACTCGTAGTCAGTATCTTCGTCCTTACGAGAAAGTAAGCGGCTCATTGGCTCTGGATGGTTATAAATGGGCGATGGCTCACTATTTAACTCCTGTTTGTATTCAGCATCTTTTGATTACTTCCGGTGGAACTAATAATGTAGCTGATTCTCCTATTTACCAGAATCCGGGATGGCCTACAGTGGCTAACCAAGGACCAACAACTGTTCAATAG
- a CDS encoding TonB-dependent receptor, with protein MLILCVCFLFGGQLAQADNLQQKFKISGNVVDTNGEAIIGANVLVKGTNVGTITDLNGHFTISASSESLLKISCMGYLAKEVKVVSDSPLSITLKEDSKTLDEVVVVGFGSQKKVNLTGAVGTVDSKELSSRPVVNATQALQGLVPGLQITQTSGSLGDTPSINVRGTATIGKGSTGNPLILIDGMEGDINSINPQDIENISVLKDAAASSIYGSRAPFGVILITTKNGKSGKTIVNYNNNFRVSSAVDMPQMMDSYTFATYFNDAYANANWGTFFSADRMQRIKDYRDGKLKASITKNGQYWSDGYGDGNDNVDWYKAIYKSSTFSQEHNLSANGGTEKLNYYASVNYLGQDGLMKLGNEGYKRYTTTAKMNAQLNDWAKFNYSIRFTRTDYERPSSLTDGLYSDLARQGWPVLPLYDPNGYLYSSPSPALGLATGGTDATQTDNTYQQASLILEPVKNWITHVDVNYRIKSANRHWDSHRTYNHDVDGNPVIYNKSSNVHEDYLKENYLNLNIFSEYSFKLNENHNFKVMGGFQSEELKKKAFGLQRDGIIVDGLPEVDLTSGTAYDGTAVTPSGNGASDSWSTAGFFGRLNYDYKGRYLAEVNVRYDGTSRFRTEQRWNVFPSVSLGWNIARESFWEPMQDKISTLKLRASYGELGNQNTDNWYPTYQKIDYKSNDTKNGTWLQNGVLTNTALVPALISSTLGWERVKTWNVGLDFAALNNRLTGSFDTYVRKTLDMVGPAPELPLVLGIEVPTTNNTDLKTYGWELQLGWKDRLNNGLNYGINFTLADAQTEITRYPNVTGSLDSKMYYSKQKLGEIWGYETIGIAKTNEEMNAHLAKLTNGGQSSLGNSWGAGDIMYKDLNGDGKIDNGAYTTGDHGDLKVIGNNTPRYQFGLDLSADWKGFDVRCFFQGVAKRDYWQGSYYFWGVTNNMWWSSGLKQHVDYFRAEASNDLPANIDAYYPRPIFGTGKNQQTQTRYLQDASYIRLKNLQLGYSLPNNIVSKLNITKLRLFVSGENLWTGTNLAKMFDPETIDGGKDHNGNAYPLQRTISFGLSLTL; from the coding sequence ATGTTAATCTTGTGTGTATGTTTTCTTTTCGGGGGTCAATTAGCCCAAGCCGATAACTTACAGCAAAAATTTAAGATCTCGGGAAATGTAGTCGATACTAATGGCGAAGCTATTATTGGTGCAAATGTGCTTGTAAAAGGAACCAATGTAGGAACAATTACTGATCTTAACGGTCATTTTACAATTTCAGCTTCTTCGGAATCTCTACTGAAGATTTCTTGTATGGGATATTTAGCAAAGGAAGTAAAGGTGGTATCTGATTCTCCTCTTTCTATAACCTTGAAAGAAGATTCTAAAACTTTAGATGAGGTTGTTGTCGTAGGTTTTGGCTCACAAAAGAAAGTCAACCTGACTGGTGCTGTAGGTACTGTCGACTCAAAAGAACTTTCATCTCGTCCTGTTGTTAATGCAACTCAAGCCTTACAGGGTTTGGTACCGGGTTTGCAAATTACACAAACAAGTGGTAGCTTAGGAGATACTCCAAGTATCAATGTTCGTGGTACTGCTACTATTGGTAAAGGTTCTACAGGTAACCCACTGATCTTGATTGATGGTATGGAAGGTGATATTAACTCTATCAATCCGCAGGATATTGAGAACATTTCTGTATTGAAAGATGCTGCAGCTTCTTCAATCTATGGATCTCGCGCACCATTTGGTGTAATTTTGATTACTACAAAGAATGGTAAGAGTGGCAAAACTATTGTTAATTACAATAACAACTTCCGTGTAAGCTCTGCGGTTGACATGCCTCAGATGATGGACTCTTACACATTTGCTACTTATTTCAATGATGCATATGCTAATGCTAACTGGGGAACATTCTTTTCTGCAGACCGTATGCAACGTATTAAAGATTATCGTGATGGAAAACTGAAAGCCAGCATCACAAAAAATGGTCAGTATTGGTCTGATGGATATGGTGACGGAAATGATAATGTAGATTGGTACAAAGCTATTTATAAAAGCAGTACTTTCTCTCAGGAACACAATCTTAGTGCAAATGGTGGAACTGAAAAGCTGAACTATTATGCATCAGTGAACTACCTTGGTCAGGATGGTTTGATGAAATTGGGCAATGAAGGCTACAAACGTTATACTACTACCGCTAAGATGAATGCTCAGTTGAATGATTGGGCTAAGTTTAATTACAGTATCCGTTTTACTCGTACTGACTATGAAAGACCTTCTTCATTAACTGATGGTCTTTATTCAGACTTAGCTCGTCAGGGTTGGCCGGTATTGCCACTTTATGATCCTAACGGATACTTGTATTCTTCTCCATCTCCAGCTTTAGGTTTGGCTACTGGTGGTACAGATGCTACTCAAACAGATAATACTTACCAACAGGCTTCTTTGATATTGGAACCTGTAAAGAACTGGATCACTCATGTTGATGTGAATTATCGTATCAAATCGGCTAACCGTCACTGGGATTCTCACAGAACATATAATCATGATGTAGATGGTAATCCTGTTATATACAATAAGAGTTCTAATGTTCACGAAGATTATCTGAAAGAGAATTATTTGAATCTGAATATATTTTCTGAATATAGTTTTAAGTTGAATGAGAACCATAACTTTAAGGTTATGGGTGGTTTCCAGAGTGAAGAGCTGAAAAAGAAGGCCTTTGGTTTGCAACGTGATGGTATTATTGTTGATGGACTTCCAGAAGTTGACCTTACTTCGGGTACAGCATACGATGGTACAGCTGTTACTCCGTCAGGAAATGGTGCTTCTGATTCTTGGAGTACAGCAGGTTTCTTTGGTCGTTTGAATTATGACTATAAAGGACGTTACCTTGCTGAGGTGAATGTACGTTATGATGGAACTTCTCGTTTCCGCACAGAGCAACGTTGGAATGTGTTCCCATCTGTTTCCTTAGGATGGAACATTGCCCGTGAATCTTTCTGGGAACCAATGCAAGATAAAATCAGCACTTTAAAATTACGTGCTTCTTATGGTGAATTGGGTAACCAAAACACTGATAACTGGTATCCAACTTATCAAAAGATCGATTATAAATCAAATGACACTAAAAACGGTACATGGTTGCAAAATGGTGTATTGACTAATACCGCTTTAGTTCCGGCTTTAATTAGTTCTACTTTGGGCTGGGAGCGCGTAAAAACATGGAACGTTGGTCTTGACTTCGCTGCTTTAAATAACCGTTTAACTGGATCATTCGATACTTATGTTCGTAAGACTTTGGATATGGTTGGCCCTGCTCCTGAATTACCTCTGGTTTTAGGTATTGAAGTTCCAACAACGAACAATACCGACTTAAAAACTTATGGTTGGGAACTGCAATTGGGTTGGAAGGACCGTTTGAACAATGGTTTGAATTATGGTATTAACTTCACTTTGGCAGATGCACAAACAGAAATAACACGTTATCCTAATGTTACAGGTTCATTAGATTCAAAAATGTATTATTCAAAACAAAAGTTGGGTGAAATTTGGGGTTATGAAACAATTGGTATAGCTAAGACTAATGAAGAGATGAATGCTCACTTGGCAAAATTAACTAATGGTGGACAGTCTTCATTGGGTAACAGTTGGGGTGCCGGTGATATTATGTATAAGGATTTGAATGGTGATGGCAAAATTGATAATGGAGCATATACAACGGGTGATCATGGCGACTTGAAAGTAATTGGTAATAATACTCCACGCTATCAGTTCGGTCTTGATTTATCAGCCGATTGGAAAGGTTTTGATGTTCGTTGTTTCTTCCAGGGAGTTGCAAAACGTGATTACTGGCAAGGTAGTTATTATTTCTGGGGTGTTACAAATAACATGTGGTGGTCTTCTGGTTTGAAACAACATGTAGATTACTTCCGTGCTGAAGCTTCTAATGATCTGCCTGCAAACATCGATGCTTATTATCCACGTCCTATCTTTGGTACAGGTAAGAATCAACAGACGCAAACCCGTTACTTGCAAGATGCTTCTTATATTCGTTTAAAGAACTTACAACTTGGTTATTCATTACCTAACAATATAGTTAGCAAATTGAATATTACTAAATTGCGTTTATTTGTATCAGGTGAAAACCTTTGGACAGGAACTAACTTGGCTAAGATGTTCGATCCTGAAACAATTGATGGTGGTAAAGATCATAACGGTAACGCTTATCCGTTACAAAGAACTATCTCATTCGGTTTAAGTTTAACCCTTTAA